In Vibrio crassostreae, one DNA window encodes the following:
- a CDS encoding bifunctional 4-hydroxy-2-oxoglutarate aldolase/2-dehydro-3-deoxy-phosphogluconate aldolase encodes MSTINEQLKALKVIPVIAIDNAEDIIPLGKVLAENGLPAAEITFRSDSAVEAIRLLREAQPNMLIGAGTILNREQALAAKEAGATFVVSPGFNPNTVKACQEIGIDIIPGVNNPSTVEAALEMGLTTLKFFPAEASGGISMVKSLVGPYGDIRLMPTGGITPSNIDSYLAVSQVLACGGTWMVDKKLVENGEWDEIARLTREIVEQVNR; translated from the coding sequence ATGTCTACAATTAACGAACAGCTAAAAGCACTTAAAGTTATCCCTGTTATCGCCATTGATAACGCAGAGGATATTATCCCTCTAGGCAAAGTATTGGCTGAGAATGGGCTTCCAGCGGCTGAAATTACGTTCCGTTCAGACTCCGCTGTTGAAGCTATCCGACTTCTACGAGAAGCTCAGCCTAACATGCTGATTGGTGCCGGAACGATTTTGAACCGTGAGCAAGCACTCGCAGCAAAAGAAGCGGGCGCAACGTTTGTGGTATCACCAGGATTCAATCCAAACACAGTTAAAGCATGCCAGGAAATCGGTATCGATATCATTCCAGGTGTGAACAATCCAAGCACCGTTGAAGCGGCACTTGAGATGGGACTAACGACTCTCAAGTTTTTCCCTGCCGAAGCTTCAGGTGGAATCAGCATGGTTAAGTCACTCGTTGGTCCATACGGCGATATTCGGCTAATGCCTACAGGCGGTATCACGCCATCAAACATCGATAGCTACTTAGCAGTGTCTCAAGTATTAGCCTGCGGTGGTACGTGGATGGTCGACAAGAAACTCGTTGAAAATGGAGAATGGGACGAAATTGCCCGCCTAACACGCGAGATTG